One window of Papaver somniferum cultivar HN1 chromosome 9, ASM357369v1, whole genome shotgun sequence genomic DNA carries:
- the LOC113311300 gene encoding uncharacterized protein LOC113311300, producing MGDKLTPTEIDSIVTALETKLSAALETKLGNKIETSFSSLETNFATKLDSTTNSLKSALAMHGDCLDKLWKHAGFGDLEPLEGYVNKKKITIPLNYDEDDKAEELKEQQWVDEKRLKSGMNPYGTLPEYKLKADIPSFHGGLHIEDLLDWFYEVDSFFTFMEVPESSQVKLVAYKLKGGAAAWWEKLGEDRRNAYKPPTRTWQRMRQLLRDKFLPRDYMQQLFIKLQDCRQGAILVEEYVDEFYALVARNQLNETEEQLVARFIAGLNNLIQQGLTQSVFTMVEAIQKAIRVERRVLSTSRQATPRQARYQHFSKTARPYNYFYGYQAKKGSTVVVDPSSQGSTVFVDPHDRSANQPYQQQQPTSVPSEPAPTMHISYAKPPQPPPQRNFVRNTKDFLGMIRPVLITEPCPTQRHNIFRSHCFIEEKLCTMIIDSGSTENYVSAKLVEKLGLPVTLHPKPYLVGWINISSTQQINHQCLVKFSFPGYSDYVLCDVINMTAENLLLGRPWHYDIRVVHNCYENTYTFVHEGFTKVLWPLQSSNSVKEPSDKKTNPLVATVVHSLQPNHSLSSHEADKPMVDIPYKVQPLLSSFNDLFPNELPNVLPLLRDLQHQIDFIPGTYIPNQPHYRLSPKEYEILQGQVDDLLQKGLVRLSKSPCASPAFLVDKKDGGHRMCIDCRALNRVTIPYRFPIPRIDDMIDMLSGAKVFTKLDLRSGYHQIRIREGDEWKTAFKKKEGLYE from the exons ATGGGAGACAAGTTAACACCAACTGAAATTGATTCCATTGTCACAGCACTTGAAACCAAGCTCAGCGCAGCACTTGAAACCAAGCTCGGCAACAAAATTGAAACGTCTTTTAGTTCCTTAGAAACCAATTTTGCTACCAAGCTTGATTCAACTACAAATTCTCTAAAATCTGCACTTGCTATGCATGGAGATTGTTTAGACAAATTATGGAAACATGCTGGTTTTGGTGACTTG GAACCCTTGGAAGGTTATGTTAACAAAAAAAAGATTACCATACCCCTCAACTATGATGAAGATGACAAAGCTGAAGAACTCAAAGAGCAACAATGGGTTGATGAAAAACGATTAAAATCTGGTATGAATCCTTATGGAACTTTACCAGAATATAAGTTGAAGGCTGATATACCTAGTTTTCATGGTGGTTTACATATTGAAGACTTGctggattggttttatgaagtcgATTCCTTTTTCACTTTCATGGAAGTTCCTGAATCTTCTCAAGTTAAACTGGTAGCTTATAAATTAAAAggtggagctgcagcttggtgggaaaAACTCGGTGAAGATCGACGTAATGCTTATAAACCTCCTACACGTACATGGCAAAGAATGAGACAATTATTAAGAGATAAATTCTTACCTAGAGAttatatgcaacaactttttattAAGCTCCAGGACTGTCGACAAGGGGCCATATTAGTTGAAGAATACGTTGATGAGTTCTATGCTTTAGTTGCTCGTAACcaattgaatgaaactgaagaGCAATTAGTTGCACGTTTTATAGCTGGTTTGAATAATTTAATTCAACAGGGACTGACGCAGTCCGTGTTTACAATGGTTGAAGCCATCCAAAAAGCTATTAGAGTTGAAAGGCGTGTACTCAGTACCTCTAGACAAGCAACTCCACGTCAAGCTCGTTATCAACACTTTTCTAAAACTGCCAGACCATATAATTATTTTTATGGTTACCAAGCTAAAAAGGGATCAACAGTCGTTGTTGACCCATCCTCACAGGGATCAACTGTCTTTGTTGATCCACATGACAGAAGTGCAAACCAACCatatcagcaacaacaacctACTTCTGTTCCTTCAGAACCTGCTCCTACAATGCATATCTCATATGCTAAGCCACCTCAGCCTCCTCCACAACGAAATTTTGTTCGCAATACTAAAG ATTTCCTTGGGATGATTCGACCAGTTTTAATCACTGAACCATGTCCTACTCAGAGACATAATATTTTCAGATCTCATTGTTTCATTGAAGAGAAGCTTTGCACTATGATCATTGACAGTGGAAGTACGGAaaactatgtttctgcaaagTTAGTTGAGAAACTTGGTTTACCTGTTACTCTTCATCCAAAACCGTATTTAGTTGGATGGATAAACATCTCTTCCACTCAgcaaattaatcatcaatgttTGGTGAAGTTTTCTTTCCCTGGGTATTCagattatgttttgtgtgatgttATTAACATGACTGCAGAAAATTTAttattgggaagaccatggcaTTATGATATTCGTGTTGTTCATAACTGCTATGAGAATACTTATACCTTTGTTCATGAAGGGTTTACTAAAGTTCTATGGCCTTTACAATCTTCTAATTCAGTCAAGGAACCATCAGATAAGAAGACAAATCCACTAGTTGCTACTGTTGTTCATTCTTTACAACCAAATCATTCTTTGAGTTCTCATGAAGCTGataaaccaatggtggacattCCATacaaggtacaacctttattatctTCTTTCAATGACTTATTTCCTAATGAATTACCCAATGTTTTGCCTCTATTAAGAGATCTACAACATCAGATAGACTTTATACCTGGAACTTATATTCCTAATCAACCTCATTATAGGTTAAGTCCTAAAGAATATGAGATTTTACAAGGTCAAGTTGATGATTTGTTACAAAAAGGTTTGGTAAGACTTAGCAAAAGTCCTTGTGCTAGCCCAGCCTTTTTAGTAGACAAAAAGGATGGTGGACATCGTATGTGTATAGACTGTAGAGCATTAAACAGAGTTACTATACCATATAGGTTTCCCATACCaagaattgatgacatgatagatATGCTTTCGGGTGCTAAAGTGTTTACAAAGCTTGATTTACGTAGTGGATATCATCAAATACGTATTCGAGAAGGTGATGAATGGAAAAcagctttcaaaaaaaaagaaggtttatATGAGTAG
- the LOC113308238 gene encoding rop guanine nucleotide exchange factor 7-like: MGTTCLAAENNNQGKQQQQEEDMRNLSLSSLIIREDEEEEIEIQAEEEECSISSESPSTSNEDRNHSSTTSSSSSQESCSSPPPQLDWPINNNSSTTSTITNVIKEKPQLDVAATDIDNVDTIKLEKQVSTNRISEIEMMKERFSKLLLGEDMSGSGKGVCTALAISNAITNLCATLFGQLWRLEPVSPEKKSMWQREMECLLCVSDHIVELIPSWQTFPDGTKLEVMTCRPRSDICINLPALRKLDSMLLEILDSFRDMEFWYVDKGIEAPDADGSASFRKPLQRQEEKWWLPVPRVPLGGLQESSRKHLQHKRDCTTQILKAVMAINSIALAEMEVPESFLEALPKNGRASLGDVIYRYITSDQFSPECLLNCLDLTPEHQALEIANRVEASIYVWRRRTNARTGINTTRSTPKSSWEMVKDLMGEGEKKELLANRAENLLLCLKQQFPGLSQTTLDMSKIQFNKDVGKSILESYSRVLESLAFNIVARIDDVLYVDDLSKNSDQLSSVPTISVIAHKRVSIPHSSSAPVSNTTPYATAYTTPSFSPAPMVSPANGGVLNSTKPHHRGFAVKKVLTDYLGVETRSKNAGNLADASSDSVPGSFRSSSSRVS; the protein is encoded by the exons acaacaagaagaagatatgAGAAATTTGAGTCTATCGTCTTTGATTAtccgagaagatgaagaagaggaaattGAAATTCAAGCGGAAGAAGAAGAGTGTTCCATATCATCTGAATCACCGTCTACATCAAATGAGGACCGGAACCACAGTAGTACCACTAGCAGCAGCAGCTCACAAGAGTCGTGTTCTTCTCCGCCGCCGCAACTGGACTGGCCTATTAACAACAATTCATCTACTACTAGTACCATTACTAATGTCATCAAAGAGAAACCTCAATTGGATGTTGCAGCCACAGATATAGATAATGTAGATACAATTAAATTAGAGAAACAAGTCTCTACTAACAGGATTTCAG AAATTGAGATGATGAAGGAGAGGTTTTCAAAATTGTTACTTGGTGAAGACATGTCTGGTTCTGGGAAAGGGGTTTGCACTGCTTTAGCCATTTCAAACGCCATTACCAATCTATGCG CCACCCTCTTTGGGCAGCTATGGAGATTAGAACCTGTATCACCAGAGAAGAAATCAATGTGGCAAAGAGAAATGGAATGCCTTCTGTGTGTCAGTGACCACATTGTCGAATTGATACCATCCTGGCAAACATTTCCTGACGGAACCAAGCTTGAG GTTATGACTTGCAGACCCCGGTCAGATATTTGTATCAATCTTCCAGCTCTTCGCAAACTGGATAGCATGCTTCTT GAAATACTAGATAGCTTTAGAGACATGGAATTCTGGTATGTTGACAAAGGGATCGAAGCTCCAGATGCTGATGGCTCGGCCTCTTTCCGTAAACCCTTGCAGCGCCAAGAGGAGAAGTGGTGGCTACCTGTACCTCGTGTACCACTGGGAGGTCTCCAGGAAAGTTCGAGGAAACACTTGCAGCATAAGCGTGATTGCACGACCCAAATCCTTAAAGCTGTCATGGCCATTAACAGCATTGCTTTAGCCGAAATGGAAGTGCCTGAATCGTTCTTAGAAGCCCTTCCAAAG AACGGGCGGGCCAGCTTAGGAGATGTCATATACCGTTATATCACGTCAGATCAGTTCTCTCCAGAATGCCTTCTCAATTGTCTCGATCTAACACCGGAGCACCAGGCTCTAGAGATTGCCAATCGGGTTGAAGCCTCCATTTATGTGTGGCGACGAAGAACAAATGCGAGAACTGGAATCAATACTACCCGGTctacaccaaaatcatcgtgggAGATGGTTAAAGACTTGATGGGTGAAGGAGAGAAGAAGGAATTGCTTGCAAACAGAGCTGAAAACCTCTTGCTTTGCCTGAAGCAGCAGTTCCCTGGTCTTTCTCAGACCACATTGGATATGAGCAAGATCCAATTCAATAAG GATGTTGGAAAATCTATCCTGGAGAGCTACTCACGAGTTCTTGAGAGCCTGGCGTTTAATATTGTAGCTCGTATCGATGATGTTCTGTATGTAGACGACTTGTCCAAGAATTCAGATCAGTTATCATCAGTTCCTACCATCAGCGTGATTGCTCACAAGAGGGTTTCCATTCCACATTCTTCCTCTGCACCTGTCTCAAACACTACTCCCTACGCAACGGCTTATACCACCCCGAGTTTCTCACCAGCACCTATGGTTAGCCCTGCGAATGGCGGAGTCCTGAACAGCACCAAGCCACATCACCGTGGGTTTGCAGTAAAGAAGGTCTTAACAGattatcttggtgttgagactagGAGCAAAAATGCAGGGAATCTTGCAGATGCATCATCAGATTCAGTCCCAGGCTCGTTTCGATCATCTTCAAGTAGGGTGAGTTGA